GGCCGGAATGCGAATCCTCATCGGCTGGACCTTCATGTGGCCCTTCATCGACAAGGTCTTCGGCCTGGGCTACGCCACGGAGTCGACGGACGCGTGGATCTCGGGCGGGACCCCCGCCCAGGACTACATGCTCAACGCCACCGCGGACAGCCCGCTGGCCGGCATGTTCACGTGGATCGCCGAGACCTTCGGGGCCTTCGCGGATGTGCTGTTCATGGCCGGTCTCTTCGGCATCGGCCTGGCCATGCTCACCGGCGCCGGCCTGAAGATCGCGGCCTGGAGCGGCACTCTCCTGATGGCCTTCATGTACCTGGCGGCACTGCCCATCGGCCAGGCGAACATGGGCTTCACCAACCCGATCACCGACTCCCACTGGATC
The DNA window shown above is from Janibacter sp. A1S7 and carries:
- a CDS encoding DoxX family protein, which encodes MKSHTPTPAREGTADRAVRRGTPLFNDDIIRSGPARKLLAGMRILIGWTFMWPFIDKVFGLGYATESTDAWISGGTPAQDYMLNATADSPLAGMFTWIAETFGAFADVLFMAGLFGIGLAMLTGAGLKIAAWSGTLLMAFMYLAALPIGQANMGFTNPITDSHWIEALVLLVAAYTLSGDTWGLGRWWGRTVGNSWLR